In the genome of Streptomyces sp. NBC_00259, the window TGGCGTAGATGGGGAGCGGGAACGCGAACTCATGGATGAGGTCCGCGCTGCCCTTCGCGGCGAAGCCGTCGATGAGCCGGTCCGTCAGTTCCTGTACGCGCGGGGCGAACTCGGCCACGCGGCGCGGCGTGAACGCCTTGGAGACGAGCCGGCGCAGCCGGGTGTGGTCGGGCGGATCGATGTTCAGCAGATGCGTCATCAGCTCCGCCTTGCGCTCGCCCGGGATGCCCGTCTTCCCCTTCGCGTGCGCGGGCTCGTCGTGATGCGCGGGATTCTTGCTCAGCCGCTGGTCCGCCAGCGCCTGCCGCGCGTCCGCGTACCGGGTCACCAGCCATGCCTCGACCCCGCTGGGGAGCCGGGTCCTGTGCACGGGCGCGTGCTCGCGGAGCCAGGCGTAGGCGGGGTACGGGTCGGTGGCGAACTCCCAGGTGAAGAGCTCGGGGGCGTCGGGGACGCCGGACGGCTGGTCGTGCATGGGTCGACGGTAGCGCCCGCCGCACCGACTCACTCGTTCGGCGGACGGCTGCGCATTCCCCCTGGGAAGGCCGACCGTACGCGCCAGACTCCGTCGCATGGGAGCGCGCTGATGAGTGCCGCAGCCGAAAACCGGAGGGACGACCAGGACGGCCGGGAGGAGCACTACGTGTTCCCGGTCCCGCCCCCGGGTGGGTGGACGGCGGACGACCTCGAGCGGATCAAGGGTCTCCCGCCGCACACCGAGCTGATCGACGGCGGACTGTTCTTCGCGAGCCCGCAGACGTTCTTCCATATGGCCGCGCTGCGGCTGCTGGAGAACGCGCTGGTGCGACAGGCACCGGACGACCTCTACGTCGTCCGCGAGATGACGGCCAAGCTCGGCGAGCGCGACCGGCCGGAGCCCGATCTCATGGTGGTTCCCTGGAGCGCCCGCACGGGACCGGAGCAGACCTGGTACGCCCCGGCCGACATCCTGCTCGCCGTCAAGATCGTCTCGGACGAATCCGTGCAGCGCGACCGCGAGCTCAAGCCCCGCAAGTACTCGGCGGCCGGCATCCGGCACTTCTGGCGGGTCGAGAAGAACGACGGCCTGCCCGTGGTGTACGTCTACGAACTCGACCCCGCCACGAACAGCTACGCCGTCACCGGCATCCACCACAACCGGCTCAAGGTCGACGTCCCGTACCCGATCGAGATCGACCTCACCGGTGTGGACCGGAGGCGAGGAGCCCGGGACTGACGGGACCGCTCGTCAGGCGCCGTTCGTCGCCGTCTCCGCCGCGCGGATCGCGTCCCGGTAGGCGCGGGCCGCCGCGCGCAGCGCGGTCTCCGGGTCGTGGCCCTCGGCCTCCGCCCGGACGGCCATGGTGAGCAGTTCGTAGCCGATGCCGTGGTCGTCGCCGGCGGACGGCAGCTCCACGTCCAGACCCGCCGTACGGACCCGGCTCGCCAGCTTCGCGGCCAGGGCGAGGCCGGGCTGACCGAGCGGGATGCCGTCGGTCACGGAGTCGCGCTGCTTCTCCACGGCCTTCGTGCGGAGCCAGTGGGCCTTGACGTCCTCGGGGGTCTCGGCGTCGGCGTCACCGAACACGTGCGGATGGCGGTGGATGAGCTTGTCGACGATCGTGCCGGCCACGTCGTCGATCGAGAACGGCTCCTCCGCGTCCTCCTGTGCGATGCGCGCGTGGAAGACGACCTGCAGCAGGACGTCGCCGAGCTCCTCGCGCAGCTCGTCATGGTCGCCGTCCTCGATGGCCTCGACGAGTTCGTACGCCTCCTCGATGCCGTACTTGGCGAGGCCCTTGTGGGTCTGCTGCGAGGACCACGGGCACTCGCGGCGGATCCGGTCCATGACCTGGACGAGGTCGAGGAGCCGGGCGCCGGGCAGATCGTACGAGCCGGGGAGCAGCTCCAGGTCGGGCATCTGCACCCGGCCGGAGCCGGCCATGCGCGCCAGGCCGTCGGTGAGGGCCCGGTCGCCCTCGCCGGTCGCGAGGACCACGACCGTCCGGCCGCCGGCGCAGGCGTCGACGAGCTCCTGGGCGGTGGGCGCGGCGATCTCCACGCCGACACCGGCCTCCCTCAGATACGGCAGCTGGGGATGAGCACCGTCCCCGCACAGCACCCGGTCGGCGGCGTGCAGCGTCTGCCACGCGGGCCAGGACAGCAGCCCGGGTGCGACGCGATGGCTTGCGGTGAGCAGGACGATACGGCCGGGCTCGACGGGCGCTTCAGCATTCACCCCTCGACCTTACGTCGGCCTCGGTATCGCTCAGGCCCCGGCCGGGACGGCCTCCGGCTGCTTGGTGACCTGGGTGATCCACGGGGCCTTGTAGTCCCCGAGCTGGATCTTCGCGTCGTCCCAGGTGCCGTAGCGCGGGTTCACGTCGATGTCGAGCTCCTTCGACGCGGCGGTGAGCGCGTCGTTGACCTTCTGCAGGCCCTGCGGGGTGCTGAGGTCGGCGCCGAGCGCCCGGGCCAGCTCGGTCAGCATGACCTGCTCACGCACGGTCTCGTCGATCTGGTCCGGTGCGACCCCGCGCTGCTGCAGCAGCATCGCGGCGAGCTGCTCCTCCCCGCCGTACTGCTGGGCCGCGGCCGCCCGGGCGTCCTGGACCTCCTTGCGGGAGACGCTGATCCCGGCCTTCTCCGCGGCCTGCTCCAGCACCCGGCCGAAGATCATGCCGTGCAGCTTGGCCCGGCCCAGCTGCCCGGTGTCCTTGATCAGCTGCGCCGACTGGGGCGACGCCTCCTGGGCCGCCCGTACGTCCTCCACGTCGGCCTGGAGCGCGGACACCTCGATCCGGTCCCCGCCGACGACGGCTGCGGCGCCTGGGTGCGCCTCGCTCCCGCAGGCGGCGAGCAGGGGCGCCGCGGCGACGAGCGCGGCGGAGAGGGCGAGCGCGGTGCGACGGCGGCGGTGCAAAGGGGCCTCCCGGCGTGATTGTGCTTCGCTGCACAAAGCCTTGCGATGATCGATGGTAGGCAGTCGACGTGGCGCAGGCCACTACTTCGAAGCGACTGATTCGGTCAACGACGCGGGAGCGGGCTCCGGGCGGAGCATGATCGTGCGGGAGACCACGAAGGTGATCGGGATGGCCGCCGCGGCCGCGATCAGCGGTGCGTACCGGCTGCCGAAGTGGAGCACGTCGACCAGCAGGTACACACCGCTCGTGGTGATCACGAAGTTGGCGGCGTTGGTGAGCGGGAACAGCAGGAACTTGCGCCAGGTCGGCCGGGTCCGGTAGGTGAAGTACGAGTTCAGGAAGAACGAGCCGACCATGCTGAGCAGAAACGCCAGGACGTGCGCCGCGACGTACGGCATCCAGGGCAGGAACAGCAGATAGCAGCCGTAGTACGTCGCGGTGTTCACCACGCCGACCAGGGCGAAACGGATCATCTGCGCCTGGACCGTCATCGGCGTACGAGCTCCCCCTGCTCCCCCTGGGTGCGGTGCTGCTGCCGGGGCGGCGGTCCCGCGTTGGTCGCCGCGACCAGATAGTGCGGGCGGCGCTTCACCTCGTAGTAGATACGGCCCACGTACTCGCCGACGACGCCCAGCATGACCATCTGGACACCGGCGAGTGCGACGACCGTCACCAGAAGTGTGACATAGCCGGGGGTATCCACCCCGTTCACCAGGGCGACGCCGACGATCCACACGGCATACGCCATGGCTACCGAGAGGAGCAGCAGTCCTATGTAGACCGCGGCCCGCAGCGGCTTGTTGTTGAAGGAGAGGAGACCGTCGAGGCCGTAGTTGAGCAGTTTGCCGAAGCTCCATTTGGAGCGGCCCTGCTCACGCACCGCGTTCTCGTACTCGAAGGTCGTCGTACGGAATCCGACCCAGGCGAAGAGGCCCTTGGAGAACCGGTTGTACTCGCTCAGTCCGAGGATGGCGTCGACCGTACGGCGGGACAGCAGCCGGAAGTCGCCGACGCCGTCGACGAGTTCCACGTCGACCAGCCGGTTGATGAGCCAGTAGTAGGCGCGCGCGGTGACCGTGCGCGTGACCCGGTCGCCCTTGCGGGTGCGCCGGGCGATGACCTGGTCGAACCCCTCCTCGTACAGGCGCAGCATGCGGTGCACCAGCTCGGGGGGATGTTGGAGATCGGCATCCATGATGACCACCGCGTCACCGCCGGCGTGCTGGAGTCCGGCCAGCATCGCGGCCTCCTTGCCGAAGTTCCGGCTGAAGGAGACGTACCGGGTGCGGGAGTCGGCCGCCGCGATCGCCTCGAGGAGAGCGAGCGTGCGGTCGTGACTTCCGTCGTCCACATAGACCAGTTCGTATTCCTGGCCGAGCAGAGCGAGTTCCTTGGTCACGTGTTCATGGAAGCGGTCGATGATCTCCTCTTCGTTGAAGCACGGGACAACAATCGAGATCAGCACGGTAGAACCACAACGGATGTGAATGTCGCGTGCGGATTCGACACATGGCGGACAGGCGACCATTGCGTGAACTGGGTCCTTGATCCCTCGAATTCACGATGTGCCCTGGCATATTCGAAGAATCATGTCGACCTTGGACAACACCGCGCGGGTCCGCATATCCGCCTCCCGCGACGGCGGCCGCGGCCGCGCCACCGCACTCGCCGCCCTGCTGACGCTCCTGGCCGTATGCGCCGGTGACGCCGTCGCCCGCAGCTTTCCCTTCGGCCCGAAGACGCGCAGCGTCAACGACCTGGGCAATCAGTTCGTCCCGTTCCATGCCCATCTGTGGGACCTGCTGCACGGCCGTGCGGAGGGCGGGCTGCTGCTCAACTGGCAGTCCGGGTACGGCACGAGCTTCCTGCCCGACCTCGGGACCTATCTGACCAGCCCCTTCTCGGTGCTCGTCGGCCTCTTCCCGCGCGAGGACATCGATCTCGCGGTGTATGTGATCACCGTGCTGAAGATGGCCGCGGCGGCGGCCGCGATGACCTGGCTGCTGCTCACGCTCCACCGCGCGGGCGGCCGCTGGTGGGTGGCGGCGGTGCTCGGCGCCTCGTACGCGCTGTGCGGCTGGTCGGTCGTCGAGGCGTCGTACAACCCGATGTGGCTGGACGGGCTGATCGCCTTCCCGCTGCTGTGCCTGGTCGGCGAATGGGCCCGGACGAGGCGGCGGGCCGCCCTCGGCACGCTGATCGTCGCCGTGGCGTGGGCCGCGAACTTCTACACCGCCTACATGGCCACCCTCGGCGCCGCCCTGGTGCTGGTGCTGCGGCTGATTCTGGACGAGCGGACGGACGACGGGACGGACACGGGAGCAGGCAGAGGCGCAGGCACGGCCGGGCCGACGCCGGTACGGGACCGAGTCCGCGTGCTGCTCCGGGCCGCCGGGACCACCCTGCTCGGCATCGCCCTCGCCACCCCCGTGCTGATCCCGGTCTTCCTCGGCTCGAAGCACGCCTACCCGGGCTGGACACGGGAGTTCGAGCCGGCGGGCTGGGTCGACGTGTTCGCCCGCGCGCTCCCCGCGACGTACAGCTTCTTCACCCCGGCCGTCTTCCTCGGCACCGGAGCGCTGCTGCTCGCCGCCGCCCTCGTCTTCCACCGCGGTGCACCGCGGCGCGAGCGCCGGTGGTGGACCGCGCTGGTGGTGGCCGTCGCGGTGTCGATGCAGTGGGGACCGACCCATCTGGCCTGGCACATCTTCGCCACGCCCAACGGCAGCCCGTACCGGCAGTCGTTCGTCCTCGCCGGTGTGCTCGTGATCGCGGCCTGGGTGTGCGTGGCACGGGAATGGCCGGGACGGCGGGCGCTGCTCGCCGGCACCGGGGTGCTGGCGGTGATCGCGCTCGGCGCGGCGACCAGCGACCTGGTCACCGGCTGGACGTTCCCGCTGTTCGCGCTCGGGCTGGCCGGGGCCCTGGGCGCTCTCGTGCTGGCGAAGCGGCGGAGGTTCGTCGTCGTCGCCGCGCTCCTCCTCGCGGGCGGCCTGGTCGGGCAGGCGGCGGCGACCACCGCCTACGCCGACCGTCAGCGCCTCGGCCGGCTCGACGACTATCCGGCGTGGGGCACCGCCCACAGCGCGCGCGCCGACGCGGTGGCCGGCGCCGACAGCCGGCCCGGCTCCCGCACGGACAGCGGTCGCGAGCACCTCACCGGCAACGATCCGATGCTGCTGGGCGGCGAGAGCGGCGCGTACTACAGCAGCCACACCCCCGCCGTGCTCACCCGCACCATGGCCGCGCTCGGCGCCGGCTGGACCTCGCGGGGCCGCAACGTGCAGAGCCTGGACAACCCCGTCACCGACGCGGTCTTCTCGGTGGGGACGCGGGTGCGCACGGCGCCCGGCGGGCGCCCCGAGGTGACACGGGCCGAGGTGCCGCCGCTGGTGACCGTGCGGCCGAAGGGCCCGGAACCGCGCTACGGCACCTCACCGTTCCGCAACCAGGAACTGCTGCTCGGCGCCCCGGTGTACGGCGACCCCGTCGACGGTGTCTGCCCCGCGGGCACCGACGTCTTCCTGTGGGCGCCCGACTACGCGGGCACGGCACGGCTCGGCGACGGAAAGCCGGTGAAGCTCACCGGTGGACTGCCCAAGCGGCGCGCGCCGATGACCCCGCTCGGCACGTCGCACGGACCCGCCTCCCGGATCGCCTTCGGCAAGCAGGAGCCCCGGGACTGGAGCGCCGGCTGTCTCGACCGCGGCAGACTGGCCGCCGCCGTGGCCCGGCTGAAGACCTCCGGGGCGGTGTCGGTGGAGGTCGGCGACAGCGGCGTACGCGCCGAACTGCCGACCGGCTCCACCGGCACCGCCGTCCTCGCCGCGCCGCGCATCGCCGGCTGGAGCTGCGACGGCAGGCCGGCGGACCGGTACCTCGGGCTGGTCGCCGTGCCGCTCGACGGGAAGCGCACCACGGTCGACTGCTCCTTCCGGCCGCCGGGGCTGCGCGTGGGCGCGGCCGTCGCCGGGGCCGCACTGGTGGTGCTGCTGGGGCGGGTGGCCGTCCCGCTCGTACCGGTCGTACGGGCGCGTCGACGGAAGGACACCAAGACTTCACCCGAACGGCCCCCGTTGGTGGCCTCTTGAGCGGAAATCTCGGCGTAACGTCCCCGCCATGCCTTCCCTCCTGAGCAACCGGCTGGCCCAGCGGGTGCTGCGTCCGGCGTTCACGCTGGTGGAGCAGCGCCTGGAGCGCGCCACCAACGCCCTGCAGGCCGACCTCGACGCCCTGCACCACGAAGTGGCCGACCTGCGGCGCCAGAGCTACGGGCTCGGGCTGCTGCTCGACCACGCCGGGCGGGACGGCCACCGGATGCCCACCGCGACGCAGCTGGACTCTCTCGTCCGCGAAGTGACCACGGTGACCGGGGCATCGGGTGATCACGCCCGCCGGGACCTGACGGTCGCCTACCGCACCGTGGTGGCGCTGGAGGCCCTGGGTGTCGGCCGGCTGGCGGGCTCGACCTCCGACGTGTGCGGCAAGCTGGCGACCGTTCCGCTGCTGGCCCCGCCGAACGAGGACGTGCTGGAGATCGGTACGCAGCACGGGCTGTTCGCGACGGCACTGCTGCGCATGCTGCACCGCGCGGGTGTCGAGCCGCGGCTGACCATCGTCGACCGGCTGGCGGGGGCGGCGGACGGTGCCGGAACGGCGGACGGTGAAGAGGCTGCGGACGGCGCGAAGGTGGCGGTTCCGGTGACGGTGCCGGTGCTCGTGTCCGTGCCCGTGCGTGAGGACGTCGTCCGTGCCAACCTCGCGCTGTGCGGCAGCCGTTCCGGTGCCCAGGCCCGTATCGAGCGGGGCGCCTCGGGTGACCCGGAGGTACGGGCCGCGGTCTCCGACCGCCGCTACGGAGTGATCGTGCTGGCCGGCGACGCGTCGTCCGTGCAGGCGGTCCTGGCCGATCTGGAATGCGCGGAGGAGCTGGCCGCGCAGCGCGCCGTCGTCGTCCTCGACGGCCACGGCGACGACACGCGTCCCGCGGTCGCCGAGGCGCTGGGCAAGCACCTCGCGAACGGCTCCCGGCTGAAGCTCGTGGGTCGGGTCGCGGGCACGGCGTTCCTGCGCGCGGACTGAGTCCTCCCGCCGTTCACCCGCCCCACCCACCGCTCAGCCGCAGGGGTCGCCCGGGCCTGAGGGCCCGGGCGCGGCCAAACCGGGCCCGGTCAGCTCGGGGCGCGGTCACCCCGGGCGGAACTGGCGCTGGCGGGTCAGTGCGCGGCGGAGTTCCGTGGGGAGCGAGTGCCCCGGGCCGTACAGACGCTCGGAGTCGAACAGCAGGTTCTGCAACTGCTGGTGGCCCGCCGTGTGGTCGCCCATCGCCAGCAGCAGATGCCCGATCCGGTGCCGGATGTCGAACGCCCGCGCCGTGTCCACCGCGCCCCCGTGCCGGCCCTCGTAGTACGGCAGCACCGCCCGGTACTCCGTCAGCGCCGCGGCCGTCTCCCCCAGCTGCTCCAGGCACTGCGCCGCGTCGTGGCGGAACTGCAGGGTCTGAGGGTCGCCCGGCCCCGCCTCCGCCGCCCGGTCGTCTGCCAGCCGGCGCAGTTCGGGCAGGGCCCGGCGGTACTGGCCGTCGTCCATGAGCGTCGTCGCGTACTGCTTGCGCAGGATCCTCACGACCGTCGACCGCTCACCGTGCTCGGCCGCGGCGGCCGGAAGGATGCCGCCGAGGATGTCCACGGCCCGGGTGATGCTGCCCTCGCCGAGGAGGCGTTTGACCTCGTCGACGGCGGCGGCGACATCGGGCCGATCGGCGGCCACCGGCACGGCCGACACCCTCGGGTCGGGCGGCGACGGTGCCGCCTCCTGGTCGGGCCAGGGCGCGTGGGGGCGCAGGAACGGACGGGTCGGGTCGAGCGGCCCGGTCGGCGTCCCGCGCCGCGCCGGCAGCAGCGGCGCGAGGGCCGCGTACACCTCCCGCGCGCCGGACGGCCGGTGTTGCGGGTCCTTGGCGAGGAGCCGCAGGACGAGTGCTTCGAGCTGCTCGGGTATCTCGGGCCGCAGCTGTCGCACGGGCAGCGGCGGTTCGTACAGATGGCGGTGGAGCACGCCGAGCGCGGTGGACCCCGCGAACGGCACGGTGCCGCTGAGCAGTTCGTGCAGCAGCACTCCCAATGCGTACAGGTCCGTGTACGGGCCGACGGCGCCGCCCATCGCCTGCTCGGGCGCCATGTAGGCGGGGCTGCCGATCGGGGAGCCGGTGTGGGTGAGGCGGGTGGTGTCGGTGTCGATGACGGACGCCACGCCGAGGTCGAGGACGGTGACCGTGCCGTCGGGCTTCACCATCACGTTCCGCGGTTTGAGGTCACGGTGGACGATCGGTACGGCGTGCACGGCGCCCAGCACCGCGCACAGCTGGGCCGCGACGGACACGGCCCACTCCCAGGGGTACGGGTCGTGCTCCGCGAGGTGGTCGGCGAGGTCCGCGCCCTCGACGTACTGCATGACGAGGTACAGGTCGTCGCCGTCGCTGCCCGCGTCGTGGACGGTGACCAGGCCCGGGTGGGTCACCTGGGCGGTGACCCGGCACTCGCGGACGAAGCGGCGGCGCATCTCGTCGGCGGCCGTGGCGGGCGCCATGTGGTCG includes:
- a CDS encoding class I SAM-dependent methyltransferase; its protein translation is MPSLLSNRLAQRVLRPAFTLVEQRLERATNALQADLDALHHEVADLRRQSYGLGLLLDHAGRDGHRMPTATQLDSLVREVTTVTGASGDHARRDLTVAYRTVVALEALGVGRLAGSTSDVCGKLATVPLLAPPNEDVLEIGTQHGLFATALLRMLHRAGVEPRLTIVDRLAGAADGAGTADGEEAADGAKVAVPVTVPVLVSVPVREDVVRANLALCGSRSGAQARIERGASGDPEVRAAVSDRRYGVIVLAGDASSVQAVLADLECAEELAAQRAVVVLDGHGDDTRPAVAEALGKHLANGSRLKLVGRVAGTAFLRAD
- a CDS encoding GtrA family protein, producing MTVQAQMIRFALVGVVNTATYYGCYLLFLPWMPYVAAHVLAFLLSMVGSFFLNSYFTYRTRPTWRKFLLFPLTNAANFVITTSGVYLLVDVLHFGSRYAPLIAAAAAIPITFVVSRTIMLRPEPAPASLTESVASK
- a CDS encoding serine/threonine-protein kinase; translated protein: MNGRMVAGRYELSTIIGQGGMGQVWTGYDQRLDRRVAVKLLRPDHMAPATAADEMRRRFVRECRVTAQVTHPGLVTVHDAGSDGDDLYLVMQYVEGADLADHLAEHDPYPWEWAVSVAAQLCAVLGAVHAVPIVHRDLKPRNVMVKPDGTVTVLDLGVASVIDTDTTRLTHTGSPIGSPAYMAPEQAMGGAVGPYTDLYALGVLLHELLSGTVPFAGSTALGVLHRHLYEPPLPVRQLRPEIPEQLEALVLRLLAKDPQHRPSGAREVYAALAPLLPARRGTPTGPLDPTRPFLRPHAPWPDQEAAPSPPDPRVSAVPVAADRPDVAAAVDEVKRLLGEGSITRAVDILGGILPAAAAEHGERSTVVRILRKQYATTLMDDGQYRRALPELRRLADDRAAEAGPGDPQTLQFRHDAAQCLEQLGETAAALTEYRAVLPYYEGRHGGAVDTARAFDIRHRIGHLLLAMGDHTAGHQQLQNLLFDSERLYGPGHSLPTELRRALTRQRQFRPG
- a CDS encoding Uma2 family endonuclease, which encodes MSAAAENRRDDQDGREEHYVFPVPPPGGWTADDLERIKGLPPHTELIDGGLFFASPQTFFHMAALRLLENALVRQAPDDLYVVREMTAKLGERDRPEPDLMVVPWSARTGPEQTWYAPADILLAVKIVSDESVQRDRELKPRKYSAAGIRHFWRVEKNDGLPVVYVYELDPATNSYAVTGIHHNRLKVDVPYPIEIDLTGVDRRRGARD
- a CDS encoding glycosyltransferase family 2 protein, translating into MLISIVVPCFNEEEIIDRFHEHVTKELALLGQEYELVYVDDGSHDRTLALLEAIAAADSRTRYVSFSRNFGKEAAMLAGLQHAGGDAVVIMDADLQHPPELVHRMLRLYEEGFDQVIARRTRKGDRVTRTVTARAYYWLINRLVDVELVDGVGDFRLLSRRTVDAILGLSEYNRFSKGLFAWVGFRTTTFEYENAVREQGRSKWSFGKLLNYGLDGLLSFNNKPLRAAVYIGLLLLSVAMAYAVWIVGVALVNGVDTPGYVTLLVTVVALAGVQMVMLGVVGEYVGRIYYEVKRRPHYLVAATNAGPPPRQQHRTQGEQGELVRR
- a CDS encoding SurA N-terminal domain-containing protein, which codes for MHRRRRTALALSAALVAAAPLLAACGSEAHPGAAAVVGGDRIEVSALQADVEDVRAAQEASPQSAQLIKDTGQLGRAKLHGMIFGRVLEQAAEKAGISVSRKEVQDARAAAAQQYGGEEQLAAMLLQQRGVAPDQIDETVREQVMLTELARALGADLSTPQGLQKVNDALTAASKELDIDVNPRYGTWDDAKIQLGDYKAPWITQVTKQPEAVPAGA
- a CDS encoding nucleoside triphosphate pyrophosphohydrolase; amino-acid sequence: MNAEAPVEPGRIVLLTASHRVAPGLLSWPAWQTLHAADRVLCGDGAHPQLPYLREAGVGVEIAAPTAQELVDACAGGRTVVVLATGEGDRALTDGLARMAGSGRVQMPDLELLPGSYDLPGARLLDLVQVMDRIRRECPWSSQQTHKGLAKYGIEEAYELVEAIEDGDHDELREELGDVLLQVVFHARIAQEDAEEPFSIDDVAGTIVDKLIHRHPHVFGDADAETPEDVKAHWLRTKAVEKQRDSVTDGIPLGQPGLALAAKLASRVRTAGLDVELPSAGDDHGIGYELLTMAVRAEAEGHDPETALRAAARAYRDAIRAAETATNGA
- a CDS encoding YfhO family protein; protein product: MSTLDNTARVRISASRDGGRGRATALAALLTLLAVCAGDAVARSFPFGPKTRSVNDLGNQFVPFHAHLWDLLHGRAEGGLLLNWQSGYGTSFLPDLGTYLTSPFSVLVGLFPREDIDLAVYVITVLKMAAAAAAMTWLLLTLHRAGGRWWVAAVLGASYALCGWSVVEASYNPMWLDGLIAFPLLCLVGEWARTRRRAALGTLIVAVAWAANFYTAYMATLGAALVLVLRLILDERTDDGTDTGAGRGAGTAGPTPVRDRVRVLLRAAGTTLLGIALATPVLIPVFLGSKHAYPGWTREFEPAGWVDVFARALPATYSFFTPAVFLGTGALLLAAALVFHRGAPRRERRWWTALVVAVAVSMQWGPTHLAWHIFATPNGSPYRQSFVLAGVLVIAAWVCVAREWPGRRALLAGTGVLAVIALGAATSDLVTGWTFPLFALGLAGALGALVLAKRRRFVVVAALLLAGGLVGQAAATTAYADRQRLGRLDDYPAWGTAHSARADAVAGADSRPGSRTDSGREHLTGNDPMLLGGESGAYYSSHTPAVLTRTMAALGAGWTSRGRNVQSLDNPVTDAVFSVGTRVRTAPGGRPEVTRAEVPPLVTVRPKGPEPRYGTSPFRNQELLLGAPVYGDPVDGVCPAGTDVFLWAPDYAGTARLGDGKPVKLTGGLPKRRAPMTPLGTSHGPASRIAFGKQEPRDWSAGCLDRGRLAAAVARLKTSGAVSVEVGDSGVRAELPTGSTGTAVLAAPRIAGWSCDGRPADRYLGLVAVPLDGKRTTVDCSFRPPGLRVGAAVAGAALVVLLGRVAVPLVPVVRARRRKDTKTSPERPPLVAS